The genomic stretch TCATATATTCTTCCGTCATGACTTACGCTTATTAATGATCGGCACATCACACCCTTAGCGGCATCTGGGTTAAAGGCGTTTACAAGTTTAGTCATGTAATTGTCATAAGCACCCAGTTTTTTTAGCTGGTTTTTAAACCTATTGATTGGCATATTGGTTATCACAAAAAGACTATTGAATTTTATGCCGTATTTTTTATCGAGCTCTCTTTTGAAATCAGCCTCTAGACTCTCTTGAGAAGCAGGCAAGAAGGCGCCGACTGGGTTGTAAACAAAATTCAGTATTAACCCCGTATCTTCGATACCAAAACCCTCTTTGTTGAGCATAAGTATTGACTCTATGCTCTTTTCAAAAACTCCTTTGCCTCTCTGTTTATCTGTAAAATACTCCTGATAATAAGGGAGTGAAGATATGACTTCGACCTTGTTTTGAGCGTAGAACTCAGGCAAGTATGCTTTGCTTTCTCCTGTTACAGGGTTTCCATCCAGCGTAACCGTAAGGTTGTGTCTAACCATTACATGCTTACCAAGTTTTCTTGCCTCTGTTACCAGATAATCAAAATGAGGGTTAAGCTCCGGAGCGCCGCCAGTTATGTCTAGATTTTTAATAGTATTGTTAGAAGCTAGTATTTCAAGACATTTATTGACAGCTTCTAAACTCATCTGCTCCTTTCTTTTTGGTGACGAATCCACATGGCAATGCACGCAGGCCTGATTGCAGAGCTTCGTTATGTTAATCTGAAGAGTTTCAATACTACTCGGAGGTAAATCGATCTTTTCTTCTGATAGCTTCTTATAAAAACTATAAGCAGCTTCATCTATTTTGTCTTCTAATATGTCCTTAGGTCTTAGGACCGTTACTTGCGACATAAATACTCCTATTTTTTTATGTACTTATATATACGAAGATTTATAGAGCTCCGTTTCTTTCAAGCACATTATGCATCTGAATTCCGTGAATTAATGTAATTCCAGCTTCTAGTGATGCGGCAACATGAATAGCTTCAGTCATCTGCTCAGGATCAGCGCCAGTTTCTAAACACTGAGTTGTGTATGCATCGATACAATACGGACACTGCTTCACATGTGATACTGCAAGTGCAATGAGCGCTTTTTCCCTTTTTGTAAGTGCGCCGTCTTCACCTACCGCAGCGTTGTAATAATCAAAGAATTTCTTCATCAATTCTTCGCTGAATTTCCCAACTTCACCAAAACGTTTTAAGTCCTTAGTGTCATAATACTCCATATAAGCCTCCGTAGTGCTTTTTATAACTATATTAACAGCAAGTGTCGCCGTTGCCATTAGTCGCACTAGGAGTACAGGAGGAAACCTCCTGGGATTGCTGATCCGGCTCTAAGATTGTG from Thermodesulfobacteriota bacterium encodes the following:
- the arsS gene encoding arsenosugar biosynthesis radical SAM (seleno)protein ArsS (Some members of this family are selenoproteins.) gives rise to the protein MSQVTVLRPKDILEDKIDEAAYSFYKKLSEEKIDLPPSSIETLQINITKLCNQACVHCHVDSSPKRKEQMSLEAVNKCLEILASNNTIKNLDITGGAPELNPHFDYLVTEARKLGKHVMVRHNLTVTLDGNPVTGESKAYLPEFYAQNKVEVISSLPYYQEYFTDKQRGKGVFEKSIESILMLNKEGFGIEDTGLILNFVYNPVGAFLPASQESLEADFKRELDKKYGIKFNSLFVITNMPINRFKNQLKKLGAYDNYMTKLVNAFNPDAAKGVMCRSLISVSHDGRIYDCDFNQMLDMDSVINGRPMTIFNFDYNKLVGRRILFGSHCFGCTAGSGSSCGGTTA
- a CDS encoding arsenosugar biosynthesis-associated peroxidase-like protein: MEYYDTKDLKRFGEVGKFSEELMKKFFDYYNAAVGEDGALTKREKALIALAVSHVKQCPYCIDAYTTQCLETGADPEQMTEAIHVAASLEAGITLIHGIQMHNVLERNGAL